A portion of the Streptomyces sp. YPW6 genome contains these proteins:
- a CDS encoding asparagine synthase-related protein: MPGQLRDYFVVLPDSAAGAAAAGQLPAPEAAAGRSSAPDAAGPAREAGDTLTVAHPSGRPWVVARPLVRRVSHLARGEDALVLIGPDRVPDAVLAGILEGARDRIGLERRLARLPGLHHVVARLSGQSWIRGTATGLRRVYHARHPAAGTIASDRPAVLARLIDAPLDDSALALRLLDFLPHPLSRRPVWRGVHETGAGYGLALPAAAPGTAAAPGPAEYRWWEPPPGELPLAEGAHRLGEAVEASVRAHVGGLDRISCELSGGLDSTALAFAARETGPASLSLLTVAARDRYSEDETWARRAVEAARGTAATASNGHPAPAPDGHAGLTGGRHPATAPDHHAVPARGRHPALDHHVVPAADAPYFYADLASTAAELNDEPLPVAPGRARAALLLGRARATGSRYHLTGYGGDEIFLGLPHAYQDLFHGNPFTAWSHLGGLRHQLGWPLLPTLKALSDRSPFPRWLAGAVTAAPQPVARTPLLSWGVRQSPHPWLTEHAKALIAEEFRAAAEHAEPIDPWRGRHVDIDGVRMGARHFQAMEDIGMTIGLPVAAPFYDDRILEATLAVRLPERISPWRYKPLLVEAMRGVVPDALLARTTKDHMSSDEHQGLAEHAPELAELWTGSRLADHGLVDARQLLRLAAEPFSPVLVEHSISSTVAGETWLRTAENAWPTSRSTPTTSTTTTSEAAL; the protein is encoded by the coding sequence ATGCCCGGCCAGTTGCGTGACTACTTCGTCGTCCTGCCGGACAGCGCGGCGGGAGCGGCAGCGGCCGGGCAGCTTCCCGCGCCGGAAGCGGCTGCCGGGCGGTCCTCCGCGCCGGACGCCGCCGGGCCCGCCCGGGAGGCGGGCGACACGCTGACCGTCGCCCATCCCTCGGGCCGGCCCTGGGTCGTCGCCCGCCCGCTGGTCCGCCGGGTCAGCCATCTCGCCCGGGGCGAGGACGCCCTCGTCCTCATCGGCCCGGACCGCGTCCCCGACGCCGTGCTCGCCGGCATCCTGGAGGGCGCCCGCGACCGCATCGGCCTGGAGCGCCGACTCGCCCGGCTGCCCGGCCTCCACCACGTGGTCGCCAGGCTGTCCGGGCAGAGCTGGATCCGGGGCACCGCCACCGGACTCCGCCGCGTCTACCACGCCCGGCACCCGGCGGCCGGAACCATCGCCTCGGACCGCCCCGCCGTCCTGGCCCGGCTGATCGACGCACCCCTGGACGACAGCGCGCTGGCGCTCCGGCTGCTGGACTTCCTGCCGCATCCCCTGAGCCGACGGCCCGTGTGGCGCGGTGTCCACGAGACCGGCGCCGGGTACGGCCTGGCCCTGCCCGCCGCAGCCCCGGGCACGGCCGCCGCCCCCGGCCCCGCCGAGTACCGCTGGTGGGAGCCGCCGCCCGGGGAACTGCCCCTGGCGGAGGGCGCCCACAGGCTCGGGGAAGCCGTCGAGGCCTCCGTACGGGCCCATGTCGGCGGCCTGGACCGGATCAGCTGCGAACTCTCCGGCGGGCTGGACTCCACCGCCCTCGCCTTCGCCGCCCGCGAGACCGGCCCCGCGTCGCTGTCCCTGCTGACCGTCGCCGCCCGGGACCGGTACAGCGAGGACGAGACCTGGGCGCGCAGAGCCGTCGAGGCGGCACGCGGCACGGCGGCGACCGCGTCGAACGGCCACCCCGCCCCTGCCCCGGACGGCCACGCCGGCCTTACCGGAGGCCGCCACCCCGCCACCGCCCCGGACCACCACGCCGTCCCCGCGCGTGGCCGCCACCCCGCCCTGGACCATCACGTCGTCCCCGCCGCCGACGCCCCCTACTTCTACGCCGATCTGGCCTCCACCGCCGCCGAGCTGAACGACGAACCGCTCCCCGTCGCCCCCGGCCGGGCCCGCGCGGCACTGCTCCTCGGCCGCGCCCGAGCCACCGGCTCCCGCTACCACCTCACCGGCTACGGCGGCGACGAGATCTTCCTCGGCCTGCCCCACGCCTACCAGGACCTCTTCCACGGCAACCCGTTCACCGCCTGGAGCCACCTCGGCGGCCTGCGCCACCAGCTCGGCTGGCCGCTGCTGCCGACGCTCAAGGCCCTGTCCGACCGTTCGCCGTTCCCCCGCTGGCTCGCCGGGGCGGTCACCGCCGCACCCCAGCCCGTCGCCCGCACCCCGCTGCTCTCCTGGGGCGTACGGCAGTCCCCGCACCCCTGGCTCACCGAGCACGCGAAGGCCCTGATCGCCGAGGAGTTCCGGGCCGCCGCCGAGCACGCCGAACCGATCGACCCGTGGCGCGGACGGCACGTCGACATCGACGGCGTACGGATGGGAGCCCGGCACTTCCAGGCGATGGAGGACATCGGCATGACGATCGGGCTGCCGGTCGCCGCGCCCTTCTACGACGACCGGATCCTGGAGGCGACCCTCGCCGTGCGCCTGCCGGAGCGCATCAGCCCCTGGCGTTACAAGCCGCTGCTCGTCGAGGCGATGCGCGGAGTCGTGCCGGACGCGCTGCTGGCCCGGACCACGAAGGACCACATGTCCTCCGACGAACACCAGGGACTGGCCGAGCACGCGCCGGAGCTGGCCGAGTTGTGGACCGGCTCGCGCCTCGCCGACCACGGCCTGGTCGACGCCCGCCAGCTGCTCCGCCTGGCGGCCGAACCCTTCTCGCCGGTCCTGGTCGAACACTCCATCAGCTCCACCGTGGCCGGGGAGACCTGGCTCCGCACCGCCGAGAACGCCTGGCCCACCTCCCGGTCGACGCCCACGACCTCCACGACCACCACCAGCGAGGCAGCCCTGTGA
- a CDS encoding keywimysin-related RiPP, with the protein MKQQKQQQKKAYVKPAMFQQGDFSKKTAGYFVGSYKEYWTRRIV; encoded by the coding sequence ATGAAGCAGCAGAAGCAGCAGCAGAAGAAGGCTTACGTGAAGCCGGCGATGTTCCAGCAGGGCGACTTCTCGAAGAAGACCGCCGGCTACTTCGTCGGCTCGTACAAGGAGTACTGGACCCGGCGCATCGTCTGA
- the groL gene encoding chaperonin GroEL (60 kDa chaperone family; promotes refolding of misfolded polypeptides especially under stressful conditions; forms two stacked rings of heptamers to form a barrel-shaped 14mer; ends can be capped by GroES; misfolded proteins enter the barrel where they are refolded when GroES binds) codes for MAKIIAFDEEARRGLERGMNQLADAVKVTLGPKGRNVVLEKKWGAPTITNDGVSIAKEIELEDPYEKIGAELVKEVAKKTDDVAGDGTTTATVLAQALVREGLRNVAAGANPMALKRGIEKAVEAVSAALLEQAKDVETKEQIASTASISAADTEIGAKIAEAMDKVGKEGVITVEESQTFGLELELTEGMRFDKGYISAYFATDMERMEASLDDPYILIVNSKIGSVKDLIPLLEKVMQSGKPLLIIAEDVEGEALSTLVVNKIKGTFKSVAVKAPGFGDRRKAMLADIAILTGGTVISEEVGLKLENAGLDLLGRARKVVITKDETTIVDGAGDSDQVQGRVNQIRAEIENSDSDYDREKLQERLAKLAGGVAVIKAGAATEVELKERKHRIEDAVRNAKAAVEEGIVAGGGVALLQASAVFEKLDLTGDEATGANAVKLALEAPLKQIAVNGGLEGGVVVEKVRNLAVGHGLNAATGEYVDMIAEGILDPAKVTRSALQNAASIAALFLTTEAVIADKPEKAAAAAPGGMPGGDMDF; via the coding sequence ATGGCCAAGATCATCGCGTTCGACGAGGAGGCACGGCGCGGTCTCGAGCGCGGGATGAACCAGCTCGCCGACGCCGTCAAGGTCACCCTCGGCCCCAAGGGCCGTAACGTCGTCCTCGAGAAGAAGTGGGGCGCGCCCACGATCACCAACGATGGTGTGTCCATCGCCAAGGAGATCGAGCTCGAGGACCCGTACGAGAAGATCGGTGCGGAGCTGGTCAAGGAGGTCGCCAAGAAGACGGACGACGTCGCCGGCGACGGTACGACCACCGCCACCGTTCTCGCCCAGGCGCTCGTCCGCGAGGGTCTGCGCAACGTCGCCGCGGGCGCCAACCCGATGGCCCTCAAGCGCGGTATCGAGAAGGCCGTCGAGGCCGTCTCCGCCGCTCTGCTGGAGCAGGCCAAGGACGTGGAGACCAAGGAGCAGATCGCTTCGACCGCCTCCATCTCCGCCGCCGACACCGAGATCGGCGCCAAGATCGCCGAGGCGATGGACAAGGTCGGCAAGGAAGGCGTCATCACCGTCGAGGAGTCCCAGACCTTCGGTCTGGAGCTGGAGCTCACCGAGGGTATGCGCTTCGACAAGGGCTACATCTCGGCGTACTTCGCCACCGACATGGAGCGTATGGAGGCGTCGCTCGACGACCCGTACATCCTGATCGTCAACTCGAAGATCGGCAGCGTCAAGGACCTGATCCCGCTGCTGGAGAAGGTCATGCAGTCGGGCAAGCCCCTGCTGATCATCGCCGAGGACGTCGAGGGCGAGGCGCTCTCCACCCTGGTCGTCAACAAGATCAAGGGCACCTTCAAGTCCGTCGCCGTCAAGGCCCCGGGCTTCGGCGACCGCCGCAAGGCCATGCTCGCGGACATCGCCATCCTCACCGGCGGCACCGTGATCTCCGAGGAGGTCGGTCTCAAGCTGGAGAACGCCGGCCTGGACCTGCTCGGCCGCGCCCGCAAGGTCGTCATCACCAAGGACGAGACGACGATCGTCGACGGCGCCGGTGACAGCGACCAGGTTCAGGGTCGCGTCAACCAGATCCGTGCCGAGATCGAGAACTCCGACTCGGACTACGACCGCGAGAAGCTCCAGGAGCGCCTCGCGAAGCTGGCCGGCGGCGTGGCCGTCATCAAGGCCGGCGCCGCCACCGAGGTGGAGCTCAAGGAGCGCAAGCACCGCATCGAGGACGCGGTGCGCAACGCCAAGGCCGCCGTCGAGGAGGGCATCGTCGCCGGTGGTGGCGTGGCTCTGCTCCAGGCCTCGGCCGTCTTCGAGAAGCTCGACCTCACGGGCGACGAGGCGACCGGCGCCAACGCCGTGAAGCTCGCGCTGGAGGCCCCGCTCAAGCAGATCGCCGTCAACGGTGGTCTCGAGGGCGGCGTCGTCGTGGAGAAGGTCCGCAACCTGGCGGTCGGCCACGGCCTCAACGCCGCGACCGGCGAGTACGTCGACATGATCGCCGAGGGCATCCTCGACCCGGCGAAGGTCACGCGTTCCGCCCTGCAGAACGCCGCGTCCATCGCCGCGCTGTTCCTCACCACCGAGGCCGTCATCGCCGACAAGCCCGAGAAGGCCGCTGCGGCCGCTCCGGGTGGCATGCCGGGCGGTGACATGGACTTCTGA
- a CDS encoding cold-shock protein, protein MAQGTVKWFNAEKGYGFIAVDGGADVFVHYSAIQMDGYRTLEEGQRVEFEISQGQKGPQADMVKLAVG, encoded by the coding sequence ATGGCTCAGGGCACCGTCAAGTGGTTCAACGCGGAGAAGGGGTACGGCTTCATCGCGGTCGACGGTGGTGCGGATGTTTTCGTCCACTACAGCGCGATCCAGATGGACGGGTACCGCACCCTCGAAGAGGGTCAGCGAGTTGAATTCGAGATCTCGCAGGGCCAGAAGGGGCCCCAGGCCGACATGGTCAAGCTCGCCGTCGGCTGA
- a CDS encoding MoaD/ThiS family protein, translating to MSVKVRIPTILRTYTGGQAEVPAEGTKLSEVIESLEKDHPGIAARVLDDQGKLRRFVNVYVNDDDVRFEGGLDAATPDGAGVSIIPAVAGGC from the coding sequence ATGAGCGTCAAGGTCCGCATCCCCACCATCCTCCGTACGTACACGGGCGGCCAGGCCGAGGTCCCGGCGGAGGGCACGAAGCTCTCCGAGGTCATCGAGTCCCTGGAGAAGGACCACCCGGGCATCGCGGCCCGCGTCCTGGACGACCAGGGCAAGCTGCGCCGCTTCGTGAACGTGTACGTCAACGACGACGACGTGCGCTTCGAGGGCGGCCTGGACGCGGCGACCCCGGACGGGGCAGGCGTCTCGATCATTCCCGCGGTGGCCGGCGGCTGCTGA